A part of Actinobaculum sp. 313 genomic DNA contains:
- a CDS encoding HRDC domain-containing protein, giving the protein MIESVDVTRLDVPREGIPSVTSADIDDAVARLASGYGPFSVDTERAMGIRYSNRAYLIQIRREGAGTFLIDPVGIEDRLGPLADVLASDQWILHAADQDLPCLHELGLFPPEIFDTEIAGLLLGFERVSLQAEVGEVLGYGLAKEHSNSDWSERPLTPELLAYAALDVELLLELRDRLIEMLRRAGRLEWLHEECEEVRLREPKQPATQPWRRAARQEGVKDRRALGMLAALWEERDRLARRRDLAPERVIPGKVLAELARRKPRSRADVVNSPLLRKRSRQRDAARYWEAIAPVWTLSDEELPLRRFREHPAPHPPVRQWEKNHPEAAARWLIVRTSVLATADDLGIRQDILLKPAYQKQLAWDGWDTPDEIPILLAALGARPWQVENAAPGIVSAAYRS; this is encoded by the coding sequence ATGATCGAATCCGTTGATGTCACACGGCTGGATGTGCCGCGCGAGGGAATTCCCTCGGTGACAAGTGCAGACATTGACGACGCCGTCGCGCGTCTAGCGTCCGGATACGGTCCCTTCTCCGTGGACACCGAACGAGCCATGGGCATACGTTACTCGAACCGTGCCTACCTGATCCAGATCCGCCGTGAGGGGGCGGGAACCTTTCTGATTGATCCGGTCGGCATTGAGGATCGGCTCGGGCCGTTGGCAGACGTGTTGGCGTCCGACCAATGGATCCTGCACGCGGCCGACCAGGATCTACCCTGCCTGCATGAGTTGGGGCTTTTCCCGCCGGAAATTTTCGACACTGAAATCGCCGGACTGCTGCTGGGCTTCGAACGTGTCTCACTGCAAGCGGAAGTTGGCGAGGTGCTCGGCTACGGACTCGCCAAGGAGCACTCGAACTCCGACTGGTCCGAACGTCCGCTGACGCCCGAGCTTCTGGCCTATGCCGCACTGGACGTGGAATTACTACTCGAACTGCGCGACCGTCTTATCGAAATGCTGCGGCGGGCCGGGCGCTTGGAATGGCTACATGAAGAATGCGAAGAGGTTCGGTTGCGCGAACCGAAACAGCCCGCCACTCAGCCTTGGCGTCGTGCTGCACGCCAAGAAGGTGTGAAGGATCGCCGCGCGCTTGGCATGTTGGCCGCCCTGTGGGAGGAGCGTGACCGGCTCGCACGCCGTCGAGACCTTGCTCCCGAACGGGTGATTCCCGGCAAAGTGCTCGCCGAACTAGCCCGCCGAAAGCCGCGTTCTCGCGCGGACGTTGTCAACTCTCCGCTTCTGCGCAAGCGCTCGCGTCAGCGCGACGCGGCACGTTACTGGGAAGCAATCGCACCGGTGTGGACACTTTCTGACGAGGAGTTGCCGTTACGCCGTTTCCGTGAACATCCAGCTCCTCATCCGCCGGTGCGGCAGTGGGAAAAGAACCATCCTGAGGCGGCGGCACGATGGTTGATCGTGCGTACATCGGTGCTGGCCACCGCCGACGATCTCGGTATACGTCAGGACATTCTGCTCAAGCCCGCTTACCAGAAACAACTCGCTTGGGATGGTTGGGATACGCCCGATGAGATTCCGATTCTCCTGGCTGCTCTCGGTGCCCGTCCGTGGCAGGTGGAGAATGCCGCCCCCGGCATTGTGAGCGCTGCGTACCGCTCTTAG
- a CDS encoding transketolase C-terminal domain-containing protein has product MVSVGALAHEAIVGARQSGCVVTVFDPRWVLPVSKDLAVLLASYDGVVTVEDGVVDGGVGSEIAVALAGLEANIPVEHVGVSREFIPHAPRSAILTEQGLTPEAIARAIRRLAHTGGEDGRSEGTSQATGA; this is encoded by the coding sequence GTGGTTTCGGTTGGTGCGCTGGCACATGAGGCCATAGTAGGAGCACGGCAGTCGGGCTGCGTGGTTACGGTGTTTGATCCGCGTTGGGTCTTGCCGGTGAGTAAGGACCTCGCGGTATTGCTGGCGAGTTATGACGGTGTTGTTACCGTCGAAGATGGCGTAGTTGACGGCGGTGTCGGCAGTGAAATCGCGGTGGCCTTAGCCGGGCTAGAGGCGAATATCCCCGTGGAACACGTCGGCGTGAGCAGGGAGTTTATTCCCCACGCGCCACGATCTGCGATCTTGACGGAGCAGGGACTGACGCCTGAAGCCATCGCACGGGCGATCAGACGACTGGCTCACACCGGAGGAGAGGATGGTCGTTCCGAAGGCACGTCGCAGGCCACGGGTGCCTAA
- the dxs gene encoding 1-deoxy-D-xylulose-5-phosphate synthase: MTILSKVNGPRDLKVLSQHQLTTLAEEIRSFLVESVSRTGGHLGPNLGVVELTIALHRVFDSPRDTIIFDTGHQSYVHKILTGRTNFAALRQAGGLSGYPSRAESGHDVVENSHATTALSWADGIARGLQLRGIEDRRVVAVIGDGAMTGGMAWEALNNIAEDPERPVVIVLNDNGRSYAPTIGGMVRRFDPVRRLDTLRINRNYEQLMDRTKRALQDAGTPGKMAYGALHSLKKGVKDIFIDAGVFDSLGLKYIGPVDGHDMPELEEALTLARDYGGPVVVHAITEKGRGYKPAEEDEADRFHAIGAIHPETGLPIVPERFGWTSVFAREIRKLARQNASLVGITAAMLRPVGLGLFKDEFPSRVIDVGIAEQHALTMAAGLAFSGFHPVVALYATFLNRGFDQMLMDVALHKAPITICLDRAGITGNDGASHNGMWDLSLGAIIPGLRVAAPRDGERLRELLGEATQVEGPTLLRYPKGEVPEEIPALHRLPQVDIIHETFPSAPVRGVPDSDAVGGRGEGAGGSRMGDSLPASPWFRLVRWHMRP, translated from the coding sequence GTGACGATTCTATCCAAGGTGAATGGGCCACGCGATCTCAAGGTGCTGTCGCAACATCAGCTCACGACGCTTGCCGAGGAGATCCGAAGTTTTCTGGTGGAGAGTGTTTCGCGTACCGGAGGTCATCTCGGCCCGAATCTGGGCGTGGTCGAGCTGACAATCGCGTTGCATCGTGTGTTCGATTCGCCGCGTGACACGATCATATTCGACACTGGGCACCAGTCGTATGTGCACAAGATTCTCACTGGCCGCACGAACTTCGCCGCGTTGCGTCAGGCAGGGGGCCTATCCGGATATCCCTCACGAGCAGAGTCGGGGCACGATGTTGTTGAGAACTCACATGCCACGACGGCGCTGTCCTGGGCAGATGGTATTGCTCGTGGCTTGCAACTGCGTGGGATCGAGGACCGGAGGGTGGTCGCGGTTATCGGCGACGGTGCGATGACCGGTGGTATGGCATGGGAGGCGCTGAACAATATCGCTGAAGACCCGGAGCGTCCCGTGGTGATCGTCCTCAACGATAATGGCCGTTCATATGCTCCCACTATTGGCGGTATGGTCCGGCGCTTCGATCCGGTTCGACGACTCGATACCTTGCGTATCAATCGCAACTATGAGCAGCTGATGGATCGGACCAAGCGTGCGCTGCAGGATGCTGGTACCCCCGGCAAGATGGCATATGGCGCATTGCATTCTTTGAAGAAGGGCGTCAAGGATATCTTTATCGATGCCGGTGTATTCGATTCACTCGGTCTGAAATACATCGGTCCGGTTGACGGTCATGATATGCCTGAACTCGAAGAGGCTCTGACACTGGCGCGTGATTACGGCGGGCCAGTGGTTGTGCACGCGATTACCGAGAAGGGACGCGGTTACAAACCCGCCGAGGAAGACGAGGCGGATCGTTTCCACGCCATCGGTGCCATTCATCCAGAGACGGGGCTGCCGATTGTACCGGAGCGCTTCGGATGGACCAGCGTGTTCGCCCGAGAAATCAGGAAGCTGGCGCGGCAGAATGCCTCTTTGGTGGGCATTACCGCCGCAATGTTGCGTCCGGTGGGCCTAGGACTGTTTAAGGATGAGTTCCCCTCACGCGTCATTGATGTGGGAATCGCCGAACAACATGCGTTGACGATGGCGGCGGGTCTGGCTTTTTCGGGCTTCCACCCGGTTGTTGCGCTCTACGCCACTTTTCTCAACCGTGGTTTTGACCAGATGCTGATGGATGTCGCTCTGCATAAGGCGCCGATTACTATCTGCCTCGACCGGGCGGGGATTACCGGCAACGACGGCGCCTCGCACAATGGAATGTGGGATCTCTCTTTGGGGGCGATAATCCCGGGGCTGCGGGTTGCTGCTCCGCGTGACGGAGAACGCCTGCGAGAACTGCTCGGTGAGGCGACGCAGGTAGAAGGTCCGACGTTGTTGCGCTATCCGAAAGGGGAGGTGCCGGAAGAGATCCCTGCACTGCATCGGTTACCCCAGGTGGATATTATTCACGAGACGTTCCCGTCGGCTCCCGTGCGAGGGGTGCCCGATTCAGATGCGGTCGGAGGGCGTGGGGAAGGCGCCGGGGGAAGTCGGATGGGAGACAGTCTCCCCGCATCGCCGTGGTTTCGGTTGGTGCGCTGGCACATGAGGCCATAG
- a CDS encoding serpin family protein, translating into MAKRTGTAVLAALSMLLAACASTPARDPSTSPGDDRRRATASPSVDTDAVSAATTDATQQVVLQRLAENPNANVVLSPVGLQTTMAMVAPGVEEGSPEAAELEAFLGTPIADTTAGYRMLIDNQEAKSDEDTEVRIETAWGVVEGSSVPIDIDVVGTAAQTLDSYVAQGTPDALQTALDAWVSDATKDLVPKLPTQIDPEASLVLVSALYTEAIWSNDAGEATIAFTRADGSTEDADAIVLQGQAYEGEEGTVAALSLSGDLVFQVYMPTDGSLGETESVPWELLDQDADLSRTVKVPEFSLDSTDSLEEELDTLGLGSLTSGDGITGFTTTGDPIKPQIIEQRTVFDLDDEGIEAASVTQVPLEAGAAPGVATTAQPPVVFDHPFVFRVIDEKTGWVLYYGAVANPEDD; encoded by the coding sequence ATGGCCAAACGTACCGGGACCGCAGTCCTAGCAGCGCTTTCGATGCTACTAGCGGCATGTGCCTCAACGCCTGCGAGGGATCCAAGCACTTCTCCGGGCGACGACCGGCGCAGGGCAACGGCCTCTCCGTCCGTGGATACCGACGCCGTCAGCGCCGCTACCACCGATGCGACGCAACAGGTGGTTCTTCAACGGTTGGCAGAGAATCCCAATGCCAATGTGGTTCTCTCCCCGGTCGGCCTGCAAACCACGATGGCGATGGTAGCCCCGGGTGTGGAAGAGGGAAGCCCCGAAGCCGCGGAGCTGGAGGCATTTCTCGGCACACCCATCGCTGACACTACGGCCGGTTACCGCATGCTCATCGACAATCAGGAAGCTAAATCCGACGAGGACACGGAGGTCCGGATTGAAACGGCTTGGGGCGTCGTCGAGGGGAGTAGCGTCCCTATCGATATCGACGTCGTCGGCACTGCCGCGCAGACACTCGATAGCTACGTGGCCCAGGGTACTCCGGATGCGCTTCAGACGGCTCTGGATGCATGGGTTTCGGATGCCACAAAGGATCTCGTGCCAAAACTGCCGACTCAGATAGACCCGGAGGCTTCCCTCGTTCTCGTATCGGCACTGTACACGGAAGCAATCTGGTCCAACGATGCCGGGGAGGCAACAATCGCATTCACCCGTGCAGACGGCAGCACGGAAGACGCTGACGCCATTGTTTTGCAGGGACAGGCTTATGAAGGGGAAGAAGGCACAGTGGCCGCTCTGAGCCTGTCTGGAGATCTGGTGTTCCAGGTGTACATGCCGACGGACGGTTCACTGGGGGAGACGGAGTCGGTACCGTGGGAGCTTCTGGATCAGGACGCGGATCTATCTCGCACCGTCAAAGTGCCGGAGTTTTCACTTGACTCGACAGATTCCCTGGAAGAAGAACTCGATACGCTGGGCTTGGGATCGTTGACTTCCGGTGATGGCATAACAGGCTTCACGACAACCGGTGACCCGATCAAGCCCCAGATAATCGAACAGCGCACGGTTTTCGACCTGGACGATGAAGGAATCGAAGCAGCGTCCGTCACGCAGGTTCCACTGGAGGCTGGGGCGGCTCCGGGTGTGGCGACGACGGCGCAGCCGCCGGTCGTCTTCGATCACCCGTTTGTTTTCCGAGTGATCGATGAGAAGACCGGATGGGTACTTTATTACGGAGCCGTTGCGAACCCAGAGGATGACTGA
- the acnA gene encoding aconitate hydratase AcnA yields MSLDTFHARTALQVGERSYDIYSLGAVPGLDKLPYSLKVLAENLLRTEDGANVTAEQIRALATWDPQAQPHDEIQFTPARVVMQDFTGVPCVVDLATMREAVAELGGDPELINPLNPAEMVIDHSVQIDVFGSNDALARNMDREYERNGERYQFLRWGQGAFQNFKVVPPGTGIVHQVNIEYLTRTVMTKDGVAYPDTCVGTDSHTTMVGGLGVLGWGVGGIEAEAAMLGQPVSMLIPRVVGFKLTGEIATGATATDVVLTITEMLRAHGVVGKFVEFYGAGVAHVPLANRATIGNMSPEFGSTAAIFPIDQVTLDYLRLTGRSEEQIALVESYTKAQGLWHDPQREATYSEYLELDLSTVVPSIAGPKRPQDRILLSQARESFASTLPAYAPAGRDAAALTLEDGTKTQVKDGDVVIASITSCTNTSNPSVMLAAGLLARNAVRRGLTSKPWVKTSMAPGSKVVTEYYERAGLWPDLEALGFNLVGYGCATCIGNSGPLPPAVSEAINENDLAVVSVLSGNRNFEGRINPDVKMNYLASPPLVIAYALAGTMDFDFENEKLGEDADGDIYLRDIWPSQEEVDAVIADCITREMFQASYADVFQGDQRWASLPTPSGDLFDWDADSTYVRKAPFFDGMGGDPEPITDITGARVLAKLGDSVTTDHISPAGAIKPDSPAGRYLAEHGVARRDFNSYGSRRGNHEVMVRGTFANIRLRNQLLDGLEGGYTKNLLTGQTEAIYDAAQAYRQAQIPLVVLGGKEYGSGSSRDWAAKGTRLLGVRAVIAESFERIHRSNLIGMGVLPLQFPPGENADALGLTGEEVFSISGMTVLNQGATPSTVRVTAERPDGSDSVTFDAVVRIDTPGEADYFRNGGILQYVLRNLARG; encoded by the coding sequence ATGAGCCTCGATACCTTCCATGCGCGCACCGCGCTTCAGGTGGGGGAGCGCAGCTACGACATCTACTCGCTCGGCGCCGTGCCGGGACTGGATAAGTTGCCGTACTCTTTAAAGGTTCTTGCAGAGAATCTGCTGCGCACCGAGGACGGAGCGAATGTCACGGCGGAGCAAATCCGTGCTCTGGCCACATGGGATCCGCAAGCGCAGCCTCATGATGAGATTCAGTTCACGCCTGCTCGTGTGGTGATGCAGGATTTCACGGGTGTGCCGTGCGTCGTCGATCTGGCCACCATGCGTGAAGCCGTTGCCGAACTGGGAGGTGATCCGGAACTCATCAACCCGCTGAATCCGGCAGAGATGGTGATCGACCACTCGGTGCAGATTGATGTGTTCGGCAGTAATGACGCGCTGGCGCGCAACATGGATCGCGAGTATGAGCGAAACGGCGAGCGTTATCAATTCCTGCGCTGGGGTCAGGGTGCCTTCCAGAACTTCAAGGTGGTTCCCCCGGGCACGGGAATTGTGCACCAGGTCAATATCGAGTACCTCACACGAACGGTGATGACGAAGGACGGCGTCGCCTATCCGGATACCTGCGTCGGTACCGATTCACACACGACGATGGTCGGTGGACTCGGTGTGCTCGGTTGGGGCGTGGGCGGCATCGAGGCGGAGGCCGCGATGCTCGGCCAGCCGGTTTCCATGCTGATTCCGCGTGTCGTTGGTTTCAAACTCACCGGTGAGATTGCTACTGGCGCCACAGCCACCGACGTCGTTCTTACCATCACGGAAATGTTGCGTGCGCACGGAGTGGTTGGCAAATTCGTCGAGTTCTACGGTGCTGGTGTTGCGCATGTGCCGCTGGCCAACCGGGCGACAATTGGCAACATGAGTCCGGAGTTCGGCTCGACGGCGGCGATCTTCCCCATCGACCAGGTCACTCTCGACTATCTGCGACTGACCGGGCGTTCCGAGGAGCAGATAGCCCTTGTGGAGTCCTACACCAAAGCGCAGGGACTTTGGCACGATCCGCAGCGGGAAGCCACCTATTCGGAGTACCTTGAGCTGGATCTTTCCACGGTTGTTCCCTCCATTGCCGGGCCAAAGCGCCCGCAGGACCGCATTCTGCTGTCGCAGGCGCGTGAGTCCTTCGCCTCCACATTGCCCGCATACGCCCCGGCGGGGCGCGATGCCGCTGCTCTGACACTCGAAGACGGAACGAAAACGCAGGTCAAGGACGGCGACGTCGTTATCGCCTCCATTACCTCATGCACAAACACCTCCAACCCATCGGTGATGCTTGCGGCGGGTCTTCTTGCTCGCAATGCAGTGCGGCGTGGCCTGACTTCGAAGCCGTGGGTGAAGACATCGATGGCACCGGGTTCGAAGGTTGTCACGGAGTACTACGAGAGGGCAGGCCTGTGGCCGGATCTCGAGGCGTTGGGCTTCAACCTGGTGGGATACGGTTGCGCCACATGTATCGGCAACTCTGGCCCACTGCCCCCGGCCGTATCTGAGGCAATTAACGAGAATGACCTGGCAGTGGTGTCCGTACTATCCGGCAACCGCAACTTCGAGGGACGCATCAACCCCGATGTGAAGATGAACTACCTGGCCTCGCCGCCACTGGTGATTGCCTATGCCCTGGCGGGCACGATGGATTTCGACTTCGAGAACGAGAAACTTGGCGAAGACGCAGATGGCGATATCTACCTGCGTGATATCTGGCCCAGCCAGGAAGAGGTCGACGCCGTCATCGCGGACTGCATCACGCGGGAGATGTTCCAGGCCAGTTACGCCGACGTGTTCCAAGGCGATCAGCGGTGGGCCAGCCTACCCACCCCGAGCGGTGATCTGTTTGACTGGGATGCTGATTCGACTTACGTACGCAAGGCTCCCTTCTTCGACGGGATGGGAGGCGATCCCGAACCGATTACCGATATCACCGGGGCGCGGGTACTCGCGAAACTGGGCGACTCTGTGACAACCGACCACATTTCACCGGCCGGTGCCATCAAGCCGGATTCTCCGGCGGGGCGTTACTTGGCCGAGCACGGTGTTGCCCGCCGCGACTTCAACTCCTACGGCTCGCGGCGAGGTAATCACGAAGTGATGGTTCGCGGTACCTTCGCCAACATCCGGCTACGCAACCAGCTATTGGACGGCTTGGAAGGCGGATATACCAAGAACCTGCTTACCGGGCAGACGGAGGCGATTTATGACGCCGCCCAGGCCTACCGGCAGGCGCAGATTCCGCTCGTTGTGCTGGGCGGAAAGGAGTACGGATCCGGCTCCTCGCGCGATTGGGCGGCGAAGGGCACCCGTTTGCTGGGAGTGCGTGCCGTTATCGCGGAGTCATTCGAGCGCATCCATCGTTCAAATCTGATCGGTATGGGCGTGTTACCACTGCAGTTCCCACCGGGGGAGAACGCTGATGCGCTGGGGCTGACCGGCGAAGAGGTGTTTTCTATCAGCGGCATGACAGTACTGAACCAGGGGGCAACTCCGTCCACCGTTCGTGTCACCGCCGAACGGCCCGATGGCAGTGACAGTGTGACCTTCGACGCCGTCGTGCGTATCGACACTCCCGGAGAGGCCGATTACTTCCGCAATGGCGGAATTCTCCAATACGTCCTGCGTAATCTGGCGCGGGGATAG
- a CDS encoding TRAM domain-containing protein, with amino-acid sequence MTTEHKQVGMGGEWARSSRWPSDGNWDAPTVDIELTDVTHGGVCVGRDDSGRVVFARFGLPGERVRVALTDERARHARGDVIEVLTNPSPHRVPHRWPVAGPLGVGGADLGHVTFGYQETWKTQVLASTIRRVGGEALQAHLAAAGVEPCVRSFAEDRATDGWHTRTRVDMTVDSAGAPAMFREGTRELIAVGEVPLAVEEIAELDLFSGAWRGMWMPGQRIRAVISAGSDPVVAIGGQVFWAPGFTASPFVREDVLVDRELYSYRVRATGFWQAHRQAAAELIRLVLVGAAVEPGQEVLELYAGAGMLTQPLAVATGATGTVEAVEGNALAVEDARSNLRDMQWAKARTAKVTPALVERFTGDVVVADPPRNGLGLGVAQALASSKARRIVLVSCDPASMARDLAAMVSAGRQVIGMESVDMFPNTHHFEVVTTLR; translated from the coding sequence GTGACCACGGAGCATAAGCAGGTGGGCATGGGGGGCGAGTGGGCACGATCATCACGTTGGCCATCCGACGGGAACTGGGATGCTCCTACCGTGGATATCGAACTCACTGATGTGACGCATGGCGGGGTATGTGTGGGGCGCGATGATTCAGGCCGGGTGGTTTTTGCCCGTTTCGGGTTGCCGGGCGAACGGGTGCGAGTTGCTCTGACAGATGAGCGGGCTAGGCATGCCCGAGGCGATGTCATCGAAGTCTTGACGAACCCGTCTCCGCATCGGGTACCGCACCGCTGGCCGGTGGCCGGGCCTCTCGGCGTGGGAGGCGCCGATCTCGGGCATGTGACCTTCGGTTATCAAGAGACGTGGAAGACGCAGGTGCTTGCCTCGACCATTCGCCGAGTGGGCGGTGAGGCTCTACAAGCCCATCTGGCAGCAGCGGGAGTTGAACCATGCGTGCGTTCATTTGCGGAAGATCGCGCCACCGACGGCTGGCATACGCGTACCCGGGTGGATATGACGGTTGATAGCGCCGGTGCTCCGGCAATGTTCCGTGAGGGCACGCGGGAACTGATCGCGGTCGGCGAGGTCCCACTGGCCGTCGAGGAGATCGCGGAACTCGATCTCTTCTCGGGGGCATGGCGCGGCATGTGGATGCCTGGCCAGAGAATCCGGGCCGTCATTTCGGCGGGTTCGGATCCGGTGGTGGCCATTGGTGGGCAGGTGTTCTGGGCGCCCGGTTTCACTGCTTCGCCATTCGTACGCGAAGACGTGTTGGTGGACCGCGAGTTGTACTCCTACCGAGTGCGGGCAACAGGCTTTTGGCAGGCACATCGGCAGGCTGCTGCCGAGCTGATTCGCCTGGTGCTGGTGGGCGCTGCCGTGGAACCGGGGCAGGAGGTCTTGGAACTCTATGCGGGGGCGGGAATGCTGACGCAGCCACTGGCGGTGGCGACTGGGGCAACGGGCACGGTCGAAGCGGTGGAAGGCAACGCCCTCGCAGTTGAGGATGCACGCTCCAACTTGCGGGATATGCAGTGGGCGAAGGCGCGTACCGCCAAGGTCACCCCCGCGCTGGTCGAGCGTTTTACCGGCGACGTCGTGGTGGCCGATCCTCCTCGCAACGGTCTAGGACTCGGCGTCGCCCAGGCGCTTGCCTCCTCCAAGGCGCGAAGGATCGTGCTGGTCTCTTGCGATCCGGCGTCAATGGCTCGTGATCTTGCTGCGATGGTTTCGGCCGGGCGGCAGGTGATCGGTATGGAAAGCGTGGACATGTTCCCCAACACTCACCATTTCGAAGTGGTGACGACGCTGCGGTAG
- a CDS encoding amino acid permease, with protein sequence MLVATILVLALPVLFGRTVNKSLLVAGALAGAIALGVTLLVGMVVEATGGIDAAQAIVARRDALSTGYTTGHLHPLLEACLGATFPACLLILTSERVSERPEERRVNPRSLGWLFAVFTAGPILVTMYFVVALHMPGRRLGVPSLSMALAFLGTTGQRIVAVCYIITGVVAVLGAYMQLPRLLRELAIDHVLPRKLAAADAVSPRLAIVGAAAVLAAGLSSFLTTTQAGAMVFIFAALVIAAIGALAMSARGASILKESMDRQTRNAARASRLVFFLLFLVCMAGVVAIAVADLKWLVAGVVALAVPASILVFFRRGRVRIVARLTPTDITAGRSLPTRVHGVILIGALDRASLRAVAFARALRPTTLTALTVDYDPQATRALQRDWAAASLPVSLTVLGQPQGAAVSPIVDYIRAQRALHPADIVVVYIPRIVSTGLWRRFFLSHSTPQVIKDLRLECGVVIAEVPFQLVEDDADGEELE encoded by the coding sequence GTGCTTGTCGCCACCATTCTTGTGCTGGCCCTACCTGTGCTCTTTGGACGGACGGTGAACAAGAGTCTGCTCGTGGCGGGAGCCTTGGCAGGGGCAATAGCACTGGGGGTGACGCTCCTCGTGGGGATGGTCGTCGAGGCGACCGGAGGCATTGATGCCGCCCAGGCGATCGTTGCCCGACGCGACGCGCTCTCCACCGGTTACACCACCGGTCACCTCCATCCGTTGCTGGAGGCTTGTCTGGGAGCAACTTTCCCGGCATGCCTCCTCATCCTCACCTCGGAAAGGGTTTCCGAGCGACCGGAGGAACGGCGTGTCAATCCCCGCTCGCTGGGCTGGCTCTTCGCCGTGTTCACCGCCGGTCCGATTCTCGTCACCATGTACTTCGTCGTCGCTCTGCACATGCCGGGACGGCGTTTGGGCGTGCCCTCGCTCTCCATGGCGCTCGCGTTTCTCGGCACAACCGGGCAGCGTATCGTCGCGGTCTGTTACATCATTACGGGTGTGGTGGCAGTGCTGGGTGCCTACATGCAGCTTCCGCGGCTATTGCGGGAACTCGCCATCGACCACGTCCTGCCGCGTAAGCTAGCGGCGGCGGACGCGGTGTCGCCGCGCCTAGCGATTGTGGGCGCAGCCGCAGTGCTCGCCGCCGGCCTCTCCAGCTTCCTGACCACCACTCAAGCGGGGGCCATGGTGTTTATTTTTGCGGCACTGGTGATTGCCGCCATCGGTGCTTTGGCTATGTCGGCGCGCGGGGCGTCGATCCTCAAAGAGTCGATGGATCGGCAGACGCGAAATGCGGCTCGTGCCAGTCGGCTGGTGTTCTTCCTGCTCTTTCTGGTGTGTATGGCCGGAGTTGTGGCAATAGCAGTAGCGGATCTCAAATGGCTGGTAGCAGGGGTGGTGGCGCTGGCGGTGCCGGCGTCGATCCTGGTGTTCTTCCGCCGGGGACGTGTCCGAATCGTTGCCCGGCTGACCCCCACAGACATCACGGCCGGACGCTCATTGCCGACGCGCGTACACGGCGTGATCCTCATCGGTGCGCTAGATCGTGCGTCATTGCGCGCAGTTGCATTTGCGCGCGCGTTGCGGCCGACAACGCTAACCGCGTTGACGGTCGATTACGATCCGCAAGCCACCCGTGCCCTGCAGCGCGACTGGGCGGCCGCATCTCTGCCGGTGTCGCTGACCGTGCTCGGCCAGCCGCAGGGAGCTGCCGTCAGCCCGATCGTCGACTACATCCGCGCACAACGAGCGCTTCACCCAGCGGATATCGTCGTGGTATACATACCGCGGATTGTTTCAACCGGGCTGTGGCGGCGTTTCTTCCTCAGCCATTCCACGCCGCAGGTCATAAAGGATTTACGCCTCGAATGTGGCGTGGTAATCGCTGAGGTTCCGTTCCAGTTGGTAGAAGATGACGCAGATGGTGAGGAGTTGGAGTGA
- a CDS encoding TrkA family potassium uptake protein codes for MHFVIMGCGRVGAALAINLSDMGHSVAIIDSNLDAFRRLPEDFPGQQVNGIGFDREALVQAGIEDADGFAAVSSGDNSNIIAARVVRETYGITNVVTRIYDPTRADVYERLGIATVPTVRWTADQVLRRLIPLGPHYEFSDPLAGMSLVSVDLDESWFGRNVSQIELATGARVAYITRLGRGLVPQHDLVIQDGDMLHLAVPTNEAGAAQHILVHEVREETL; via the coding sequence GTGCACTTTGTCATCATGGGCTGCGGGCGCGTGGGCGCTGCGCTCGCCATCAATCTTTCGGATATGGGCCACTCCGTGGCCATCATCGATAGCAATCTCGACGCCTTCCGGCGGCTTCCCGAGGATTTTCCCGGCCAGCAAGTCAACGGGATAGGTTTTGATCGCGAGGCGCTTGTACAGGCGGGAATCGAAGACGCGGACGGGTTTGCGGCGGTGTCGTCAGGGGATAACTCCAATATCATCGCCGCCCGTGTGGTGAGAGAAACATACGGCATCACCAATGTTGTTACCCGTATCTATGACCCAACACGGGCGGATGTCTACGAGCGGCTGGGAATAGCTACCGTTCCGACCGTGCGGTGGACGGCGGATCAGGTGCTCCGGCGCCTTATCCCGCTTGGCCCGCATTATGAATTCTCGGATCCGCTCGCCGGTATGAGTCTGGTCTCTGTGGATCTAGACGAGTCGTGGTTTGGGCGCAACGTGTCGCAGATCGAACTCGCAACCGGCGCACGTGTAGCATACATCACCCGCCTAGGGCGTGGTCTCGTGCCGCAACATGATCTGGTCATCCAAGACGGCGATATGCTGCACCTGGCAGTTCCCACCAACGAGGCGGGTGCTGCGCAGCATATTCTGGTTCACGAAGTACGGGAGGAGACGCTGTGA